The candidate division WOR-3 bacterium genome contains the following window.
AGACCTTTTAAAAATGAAATTATGGAATTGAGAGGGGATAACAGTAAGATATGCAAAATATTGGGTGAGATTAACTTAACAAATTTCAAGGAAGGGCTTAAGGGAACTTTTGAATTTTATAAAAAAACTGGATTTGAATCCCCTTCAAATTTCAGTTTACTTTGAAAATTTTAATATTAAGATTTTCCTCAGGTGGAGACTTAATTCTTTTAACAGGAATTATAGATAAACTTTTAAAGAAAAACATTGATGTTTTTTTAGTAATAAAGAAAAAGTTTAAAAATATTTTTGATGGGTTTGAAAATTTAAAAATTTTAGAACTGGAAAAGGAAGAAGAAATTTTAAAGCAAAGTTTCGACTATGCTTTTGATTTACAGAAAAACTTAAGGAGTTTCTTTTTAATGAAAAAAATAAAAGCGAAAAAAAAATTATATGCAAATAAAAGAAGTTTAAGAAGAAGATTATATTTATTTTTCAGGTTTCCTTTAAAAGAAAAATCCTTTATAAAAATATTCTCTGAACCTTTAGAAAAAATTTTTAATGAAGATTTTTATGTTAGACCCATATTGAAGGGGGAAAAAGAGTTTAAAGGATTGCCGGAAAAATATATTTTAATTGCTCCTTTTTCATCTAAAGGAAAAAAAAACTTAAAAGATAAAACTTTAAAAAAAATACTTGAAATTAAAAGTAAGGAAAATTTCTGTGTTATTGTAGGTGATGAAAAAAGTAAAAAAGAAAATTTACCTTTCATAAATGATAAAATTATTGATTTAAGGGGTAAAACTGATTTAAATGAATTGTTTTATATAGTAAAAAATTCTTCTTTTGTTATAACAGTTGACTCAATGGTCTCACATATAGCAAGTGCTTATAAAAAAAGTGGTATAGTTTTTTTTGGACCCACTACTTTTCTTTACGGATTCAGACCCTATGGTGATGAATTAAAAATTATTTACAATAAAACTTTCTGCTCACCCTGCTCTCTACACGGGGAGGGAATATGTTTATTTAATAAACGTTGTTATAATTTAAGAATTTTTAATAATTTTATTTTTTAAAAAAAGGGGGGTAATCCCCCCCCTTACCTATTTTTTATAGTTTTAAAAGATACTTAAAACCAAAACTTAAATACTGACCACTTCCATTATCCCAGAATATATGATTATACAAAAATGAAAGTTCAAAGTTATTTTTTATTATAAAGCCTCCACCAAGAACTAAACCAAGATCAGTTTCAGAATCTGATACCGAAACACCTCCAGAAGATGCTTTTGCAGTTTGCATATTAAAACCTAAACCTCCTCCAAAATAAATTGATAAATTTGGGTTTTGAAGAGGAGGATACACGGTGAGCATACCACCCAAAGAGAAATTATTGAAACTTGACTTTACCTCTATCACAGTATCATAAACAGGAACTGAAATTGTTTTTTCAGTAAATATGTTATAATCGATAAGTCCCAATATACCAAGTTGAGGAATAAATTTATACCCAAAATCTCCACCAAATTTGAATCCGAAACCTGCTGCATCAGAAAGGTCACCCATGGGAATATTAAAACCTCCACCAAAACCGATTCTCATCTCCTGGGCACTAAGTATTCCCAGAAGAAAAATCATTACTGTGATATATTTTTTCATTTTATAATTTTTTTTAATAGGGATTTGAACCCAAAAAGCTTTAAATTAAAATAATTAAAATCTTATTTTACCACCTAAAGTAAAGCCCAATCTTGTTACAAAATCATTTTTACCCATTAAAGAAATTCCGTAAGGTAAGTATTCATCAACAACTGCTCCTTTGATAAAGAAAGAAAATGGCATAGCAGGAGGATTTATTGTAACATAAGGTATCAAAGAAAAATGATTTCCATCAGTATCCTGAATTTCATTACCTTCAACTTTTTGAGCTGTTCTCATTCTGTAAATTAACTCAAGTCCAGCTTCACCAATTGCGAATTTATATCCACCCTTTGCAAAAAAGGCAAAATAATCACCATTATCTATTTTAACTGTCTGGAAACCAGGCTGTGGAAAAGGAACAAATATTTTTGTCTCACCTTCAAGTGTAAGGAAATAATATATACCTGCAGAAAGAGAAAACATTGGATTTGGTAAAGTGCCGGTTAAATTGATCATAATAGCATTCTGTTCATCTGTATTTGGAATCTTATTGGTATCCATTTCAGGTCCCAAATCCATAAGAAAACCAAGTTTCCCCTTAAAGAAAGGACCTTTGGCACCAAGGAACAATACTAAATTCTGAAGTGCAAAACCACTTGAAACTGAATTTCCCTGGTCAGGGGAAAATTTATGCTGAGATAATCTTAAATCTCCACCTCCAAAAAGTGTTAGAGTAGGGAATTTGTAAAAATCATATGAACCTCCAAGATAGATGTTCATTATACTGGAAGAACCCCCTATATCATGAGCATTTCCGTCTTTATCGTATCCCTGGGAAGCACTTCCGTATCCGAGATTGAGCCACGCCTCTCCCCCTGCAAATAGGGGAAGTGCTATTAGTAGGGCTATTAATTTTTTCATATAATTACTCCTAAAAAATTTAAGGGATTTGAACCCACATTATTCGTTAACAGGTATCCTGTATTTTAAACCAAAACTTAAAAAACTTGTATTTTTTACACTTGTTAAAATGTTATTATAAGAAAAATTAAAATCAAGAAGCGAAATATAAAAACCTGTTCCAATTCCAAAACCAATTTTTCTCTGTGATAAAACATCTTGTTTTAAGTTATAAATACCTGAACTTATTCTTAAATAAGGAGAAAAAGGTTTTTTAAAACTGAAAGGAACATATTCAAACCCAATATTAAAATCAAATAAATTAAATCCTTTATAATCTTTTTGTGGAATAAAATAAGAATAATCAGATGATAAAGATAAACATAAGATATGATAAATCCTCAATCTGTAAGATAGATCAAATCCAAAACCAGCATTGGATACTTTAGCAAACTCTTGGAGAGGAACATTACCCTTTAGAAGACTTAAAGAAACCTCATGAATAAAATTTGAGGCAAAAAGTGAAGAGCTTAAAATAAAAAACAAAAATTTTTTCATCATAGTTTATCTTAATACAATAAAATTATTTTTTTCAAATGAAGGAGTGTCTACTACAAAATGTTTCTGCATTTTGTTTTTTCCATAAATATACCGCAAACAAATTATCTAATGAATTTTAGAAAAGTAAAAAATATTAAAGTCATAACACTTATTTGTCCTACCCAGAATATAAACATCCATTTTATTATGTTTGCATAACTCTTTGAAATTTCAACTCTTAATTTCCCTGTTTCTTCAATTATCCTTTTATCAATTCTTGCAGTTTCTTCAGTTATCCTTTTATCAAATCTAGCAATATCTTCGGCTCTTAATTTATTAATCTCCTCTGTCAATCTCCTTTCATATCTTTCAGTTTGTAACTCAATTAAATCAATTTTCAGTTTTTCATTAGAAGCATTTAAAAGTTCAATTAATGCATCAACCCCATCTTCTCCAAGTTTTTCCCTTAATACTTTTGGAATAGTTATTATTTTAATAATTAAAATTATAAAGAAAAATCCGAAAAACTCAAATAGGATGTAAAAGACATAACAATACTGAATTTTTATGGTGAATAAGATTCTTAGGAGCGCCTTCTAAAAAATCTTCTTGTATAGCACACTCCAACTTAATTTAAAAAATATCTTTTGTAATCTTGAAAGGGTCTTTTCAGGATATTTTTAAGAAAAAGAATAAGTTGGGTATGCCCTGAAGAATTTTCCTTTTAGAAAGGAGGTGATCCAGCCGCACGTTCCCGTACGGCTACCTTGTTACGACTTCGCCCCAGTCATCCCGCCTGCCTTCAGCTCCACATAAGTAGAGCCTTCAGGCATTCGGGACTTCCATGGCGTGACGGGCGGTGTGTACAAGGGGCGGGAACGTATTCACCGCCGTATTGCTGACCGGCGATTACTAGCGATTCCGGCTTCACGGGGTCGAGTTGCAGACCCCGATCCGAACTGGGGGCAGGTTTTGGGATTTGCTCCCCCTTGCGGGGTCGCTTCCCTCTGTCCTGCCCATTGTAGCGCGTGTGTAGCCCCGGACATAAAGGCCACACGGACTTGACGTCATCCCCACCTTCCTCCCCCTCATCGGGGGCAGTCCCCTTAGAGTGCCCAGCCGGGACATGCCCGCTGTAGCAACTAAGGGCGAGGGTTGCGCTCGTTGCGGGACTTAACCCAACACCTCACGGCACGAGCTGACGACAGCCGTGCAGCACCTGTGCCGGCTTCCCCCAGAGGGGGATCTCCCTCTCTTTCGAGAGGGATACTACCGGCATGTCAAGCCCGGGTAAGGTTCTTCGGTTAGCAACGAATTGAACCACGCGCTCCACCGCTTGTGCGCCCCCCCGTCAATTCCTTTGAGTTTCACCCTTGCGAGCGTACTCCCCAGGCGGCGGGCTTACCGGTTTCCCTGCGCCACGGATTCCCTAACGGGAACCCACGGCTAGCCCGCATCGTTTACGGCTGGGACTACGGGGGTATCTAATCCCCTTCGCTCCCCCAGCTTTCGGACCTCAGCGTCAGGGACACCCCAGGGAGCCGGCTTCCCCACTGGCGTTCCCCACGATATCCACGCATTTCACCGCTACACCGTGAGTTCCGCTCCCCTCTGGTGCCCTCTAGTCGGGTAGTTTCGGACGCAGCCCATCCGTTAAGCGGATGGATTACACATCCGACACACCCGACCGCCTACATCCCCTTTAAGCCCAGTGATTCCGGGCAACGCTTGCCCTCCCCGTATTACCGCGGCTGCTGGCACGAGGTTAGCCAGGGCTTCCTCTGGGAGTACCGTCATCCCAAGAGGCTATTCGCCTCCCAGGACATCGTCCTCCCTGACAGGGGTTTACACCCCGAAGGGCTTCTTCCCCCACGCGGCGTCGCTGGGTCAGGGTTTCCCCCATTGCCCAAGATCCCCTGCTGCTGCCTCCCGTAGGAGTGGGGCCCGTGTCTCAGTGCCCCTCGGGCCGGCCACGCTCTCACGCCGGCTACCCGTCATAGGCTTGGTGGGCCATTACCCCACCAACTACCTGATGGGACGCGGCCCCCTCCCTGGGCGGGAGCTTGTAAACAGAGGCCCCCTTTCATCTCAGAAGGATACCCTCCTGAGACAATATGGCGGATTAGCCCAAGTTTCCCTGGGTTGTCCGCCTCCCAGGGGCAGGTTAGCCACGTGTTACTCCGCCGTCCGCCGCTGAGGGGGTTTCCCCCCTCCGCTCGACTTGCATGCATTAGGCACGCCGCCAGCGTTCACCCTGAGCCAGGATCAAACCCTCCATCAAAAAATAATTTTCAAATTTAAAATTTCATCTCTTCAGGGCATACCCAACCCAATTTTCAAATACCAAAATTATATATAATATTATAACTCAAAAAAAATTTTTTTTCAAGTCCATTTTCCCCTTAAACTAACCTGAAATAATTATAAAATAAAATTTTCACAATTTCAAACTTTTTCTTTCAAACTTTTAACAAAAATCTTCTCAGCAATGTCTCTATCAACCGATATTACACTTTCATCCAGTTCTATCATAAATAAAGGCCTTTTCTTTAAAACCTTTACTATTACCCCTGGCATTAAACCTAAACTAACAAGCTTATGTAAAATTCTCCTATCATCAGTATCAATAGAAATAACTTTAACAAATTCTCCTTCCTCCACATAAGTTAAAGGTAAATGAATGGGTTTTATAGTATTAAACTTCTTTTCACCACAGCATTTACCACGAGGTATAGGCTTTCCATGAGGACAAAATCTTGGATGCCCAAATAATGAACAAATTCTATCCGTCGCTTCTTCATTTAAAATGTGCTCCAAACGACAAGCAGCTTCACTGGAATAATTATTATTAACTTCCACAAGCTCATAAAAAAGCCACTCAGCAAGTCTTAATCTCCTTATAATATCCAATGCCGCATGTTTCCCTCTCTCAGTAAAAACCCATTTTCCATTTTCTCTTTTTACAAACCCTAATTTCATTAATTCCTCATAATCCCTTTCCTCAATTTTATACTTTATAACAGGGTAAAATTCTTCTTCACTCCACCCTTCCTCTTTTAACCACAAAAGCTTTAATGCTTCCTCTATCCTTATTTCCATTTCAATTTCCTTAAAATTTTACTTAAAAAATTCTCAATTTTAACATCCGAAAATACAACATTTTCGTAAAAACAATAAGGACACCTTGCAAATTTACATGAATTTTTAAAAATATTATAGGGACATTTCAAACATACCCTATTTTCATAGTCTGGCACAAAAGTGTTTCCACACATATTACATTTTACCTTTAAACCGGCCATTTTGCAAGAATCATCCTTACTAAAAAACCTGCTGTTATAGCATAAATTATAACAAAAACTGAAATATAAAAAGCCACTTTTAAACCCCTCTCCTTTATTATAACTAAAAAATTAGCTATGCATGGCATAAAGAGGGTAATTGTAACTGTACTTACAATCACTTGAGCAGCACTTAATAGCCCTTTTTCTTTTAACATAAGAAATCCTGCTGCCCCATAATCCCTTCTTAAAAAACCCATTATAAAACCAACAGCTGATTCCTTCGGTAAACCAAGAATATTTGTAACCACTGGTCTAAATAATTCTTCAAAAAAATTAAGTATATGAGATAAATCAAGTATAAAAAGAAGAAAAGTTCCTATAATGAAAATTGGAATTACCTCCTTTAAATACCACTCTACTCTTGCTATTGTTTTATAAAATATATTTCTTAGACTTGGAATCCTTAATGGAGGAATTTCCATTATAAAAAATGATTTCTCTCCCCTTATCACCTGAGAAGAAAGGAAACCAACAATAATCATACTTACTAATATTGTAACTCCCCAGATTATAAGTGCTGAAAAAGATATAGAAGATGTCAAAGCAAATATTACTCCCATCTGAGCAGAACATGGAACAGCAAGTGCAAGTAAAAGTGTAACAATAATTTTTTCCTTTTTTGTTTCAAGAGTTCTTGTTGTTATAGTTGCCATTGTGTCACAACCAAGTCCAAGAATCAAAGGTAGAATTGCTCTCCCAGAAAGACCTATTTTTTTAAAAAAATTATTCAACAAAAAAGCAAGCCTCGGGAAATATCCTGAATCCTCAAGTATTCCAAAAGCAATAAAAAAAGTTAAAACAACAGGGAAAATTATAGCAAAACCATAAGTTAAAGCCATCGTAAAAATTCCAAATTCTCCAACAAAAAGATCTTTTATTAAAAAAGGAACAGGAAGTAAATTAAAAAGCTTTATAAGAAAGGGATTTATAATTTCCCCGAATAACTTGTTTTCAAGCAAATCTACAAGAAAACCTGCACCAAAAACACCAACAAATAAATGAAGTAAATATAAAGTTATCACAATGAATATAAATCCTCCTACAGGATGTATCATAAAATTATGGAGTAAATCGCTTACTATGTTTTTGTAAATTACTTCTCCTTTCTTCATTACAAGAGAAACAATTTTTTCAATATTTTTATTTATATCAGAAATGATATAAAATTCAACAGGTTCATAAAGAGAATTTTCAAAATTTTCCCTTATCTTTAGTACATATTTATAATCTTCCTCCTTTAACTTATTCTTCAAAAGGTTTTCAACATCCTCAAACCTTGCAAGAAAAAGATGTATAATACCTTCTTTCTTTTCAATTACACCTTCAAGTTTTTTCTCTATTTTTTTAAAAATTTCAAAAATTCTCTTTTCAGGTTTAAAATCAAAATAGGGTATGGAAGCCTTTTCTAAATTTAAAAAAAGCTCCCTTATACCCTTTCCATGGATTGCAACAGTTTTTACAACAGGTATTTTTAGTTCATTGCTCAATTTCTTTTCATCTATCTCAATACCTCTTAACTTTGCTTCATCTGTCATATTTAAAACTAAAACTGTCTTAAACTTAAATAAAGAAACTTGATACAGAAGAACTAAGGCTCTTTTAAGATTTTTTGAATCCGCAACTAATATCACAATATCCGGATTTTCTTCAAGCAAAATTCTCACAGTCACCCTCTCATCCTCTGTTCTTGGCAGTAAACTCTGAACACCTGGTGAATCTATCACATAAACATCCTTATTACCCTTTAAAAAACCACCCGAAATTTCAACAGTTGTACCTGGATAATTGGAAACAGTTACATACTTTCCTGTAAGATGATTGAATATCACAGATTTTCCAACATTAGGATTTCCAACAATAACTATTTTTTTTACAGGAGACTTAATAAGAGTATTAAAATGTCTATGCATAATTTAATTTACTATAAATTTTTAAAAAATTCAAATTTTATATGCCTTTAAAAATCTTCAATAACAAGTTATAGGCGTGTATATTTCCTGCTATTATATTTCCTGTTTTTAGATGATTCCTTTTACCCTCCATATCACTTGTTTTTCCTCCTGCTTCTTCAACAATTAAAACCCCGGCAAAGATATCCCAAGGCGAAAGTCCAAATTCAAAAAAACCATCGTATCTTCCGCATGCTACATAGGCAAGGTCTTGAGATGCTGAACCAGGTCTCCTTAAGTCATCTGAACTTTCAAAAACTTCTTTAAATTTTCTATAATACAAATCCCAGTATTCCCTCCTTCTGAATGGAAAACCTGTTCCTATTATAAATCCCTTTCTTTTCCTTGATACATGTATCCTTTTCCCATTTAAATAGGCACCCTTATTTTTTATTGCATAGAAAAGCTCATTTAAAAGGGGAATATAGATGAGCCCTACAAAAGGTTCACTCTCTTTTACATACGCAATTGAAAAGGAAAAAAAGGGTAATTTCTGAATAAAATTTCTCGTTCCATCAAGGGGGTCACATATAAACATTTCTTCAACATTTTTTCCACCCATCTCTTCACCTAAAAAAGGAATATTTTTAAATTTTTTTGAAAGAATTTTTTTAACTTCCTCTTCCACTTTAAAATCCACCTCAGAAACATAATCTCTTTCCATTTTTTCTTTATATTTCAAACTATTTTTTCTATATTCTCTTATAAGAATATCACCTGCCTTCAGGGCACATTTTTTAAATTCTTCAAGAATTTCTTCGTAAATTTTTCTCATTTTAAAAATACTTCTTGGACATTATTTTTTTAAGTTCTTTCAAAAGCTCCTTTATTTTCTGAGATTCATATTTAGGAAAAACAAGTATAATATCACCTGAATCAATAAAAGCAAGGTTTTCAATTTTATAAAATATAACCTTTTTTTCCTTTGAAAAAACTATATTATTTTTTGAATCAAGAAAAATTGGATTACCCTTAAAAGTATTACCCTCATTATCCCTCGGTAAAACATTTTCAAAGGAAAGGAAAGAACCAAGGTCTTCCCACCCAAAATCTGATGGAATAGAGTTCAATCTATTTGTTTTTTCTAAAACACCATAATCTATTGAAGTTTCAGGAATCATTTCAAAAAATTTTTTTACCTTTTTGTTTTCAAGATATTTCAAAAGTTCATAAATTGAAGGATTTGCCTCTTTTAATATATTAAAAAAGCCCTCAGCCTTAAAGATAAAAATTCCTGAATTCCACATAAAATTTCCTCTTTTTAAATAATTTAAAGCCTTCTCCTTATCTGGTTTCTCATGAAATCTTAAAACTTCCCTTATTTCCAGGTTATCCTCTCTATAAAGAGAATTACCAAGCTCTATATAGCCATAACCTGTTTCAGGTCTATTAGGTTTTATTCCAAAAGTAATAATAGAGTCTTTAACATTTTTAAAGGCAAAATTTACTATCTTGTTAAAAATTTTTTCATCTTTTATTATATGGTCAGCAGGAAATATACCTATAACAGCATCCTTTGATTTTTTATATATATAAAAAGTGCTGTAAATACATGTAGCAAGGGTATTTTTTGGAAATGGTTCTTTTAAAATTTTAACACCCGGTAGATATTTTTTAGTAATATTTGCAAGATAAGAAGGAACTATTACAATTATATTTTTTTCAGGAACTATTTTTTTTAATCTATTATAGGTAAGATTTATAAGAGGTTTATCAAGTATTTCAATAAAAGGTTTTGGCTTTTTTTCTCTTGAAAGTGGCCACAACCTTTCACCTTTTCCACCAGCCATAATTACCGCAAAGAAATTCTCCATTTAAAAACCCTCCTTTAAAATATAATCCCTAAATTTTTGTGCATCTTCCCACATATATATATTATTAAACAAAACAAAAACTTCTCCTTTAATACTTTCTATTATTTTTTTAATTTCTTCAAAATCTGCTTCATTAAATTTGTATTTATACATTTTTCTTCCATGCAACCTTAAATAAATAGGGGAAGTCTCAACAATTACTTCCTGATGGAAAGGATCAACTGCCTGAAAAATTTTACATTCTTCAAATATTCTTTTAAGAGTATTTTTATTCCAATTTCCTCTTGCTTCCCAGAAAAACAGTAAGCCATCTTTATTTTTAAAAAAATTTTTAATATTTTTTATATTCTCTTCTGTTTCACTAAAAGAAGAAGGAGTTTGAAATACTATACCCTTTGCATTACAGATTTCAGCAAATCTTTTTATATCAAGCCACGCTTTTTCTACTTCTTCTGTATTTTTAAAAAAACCATAATTTCCCCTTTCACCGTAATCTTTTTTTGACCTTTTGTAAGTAGGAGAAGAAGCCGGATGGGTTATATGCTGGGGTGCCTTTAAAAAAAGATGAAAATCTTTTAAATTTTCTATTTTTTTTCTCAAATTTAAAGCCTTTTTCTCTCCTGGCACAGTATAAAAGGTCTCCTGAATTTCACAGGTATTAAAAAAATCAAAATAGTTTTTCCTTGAGGGAGAAGCACATAACCCTATGTAAATCTTCATAAAAAATTAAGGCTCTTTATCTTTAAAAACTCTGCTTATAAGAAAACCAAGTAATAAACTTATTAAAAAGGCTGGAAAAAGTTCATAGAGGTATTTTGTCAATTTAAAAACATCCTTCCATAATATAGTAACAAGAGGACCTGTTATAAGACAGGATATTGCTCCAAACCTATTGAATTTTTTATCATAAAGGGAAAGAATTATTACTGGTGA
Protein-coding sequences here:
- a CDS encoding metal-dependent transcriptional regulator, with the translated sequence MEIRIEEALKLLWLKEEGWSEEEFYPVIKYKIEERDYEELMKLGFVKRENGKWVFTERGKHAALDIIRRLRLAEWLFYELVEVNNNYSSEAACRLEHILNEEATDRICSLFGHPRFCPHGKPIPRGKCCGEKKFNTIKPIHLPLTYVEEGEFVKVISIDTDDRRILHKLVSLGLMPGVIVKVLKKRPLFMIELDESVISVDRDIAEKIFVKSLKEKV
- the feoB gene encoding ferrous iron transport protein B — its product is MHRHFNTLIKSPVKKIVIVGNPNVGKSVIFNHLTGKYVTVSNYPGTTVEISGGFLKGNKDVYVIDSPGVQSLLPRTEDERVTVRILLEENPDIVILVADSKNLKRALVLLYQVSLFKFKTVLVLNMTDEAKLRGIEIDEKKLSNELKIPVVKTVAIHGKGIRELFLNLEKASIPYFDFKPEKRIFEIFKKIEKKLEGVIEKKEGIIHLFLARFEDVENLLKNKLKEEDYKYVLKIRENFENSLYEPVEFYIISDINKNIEKIVSLVMKKGEVIYKNIVSDLLHNFMIHPVGGFIFIVITLYLLHLFVGVFGAGFLVDLLENKLFGEIINPFLIKLFNLLPVPFLIKDLFVGEFGIFTMALTYGFAIIFPVVLTFFIAFGILEDSGYFPRLAFLLNNFFKKIGLSGRAILPLILGLGCDTMATITTRTLETKKEKIIVTLLLALAVPCSAQMGVIFALTSSISFSALIIWGVTILVSMIIVGFLSSQVIRGEKSFFIMEIPPLRIPSLRNIFYKTIARVEWYLKEVIPIFIIGTFLLFILDLSHILNFFEELFRPVVTNILGLPKESAVGFIMGFLRRDYGAAGFLMLKEKGLLSAAQVIVSTVTITLFMPCIANFLVIIKERGLKVAFYISVFVIIYAITAGFLVRMILAKWPV
- a CDS encoding inositol monophosphatase family protein codes for the protein MRKIYEEILEEFKKCALKAGDILIREYRKNSLKYKEKMERDYVSEVDFKVEEEVKKILSKKFKNIPFLGEEMGGKNVEEMFICDPLDGTRNFIQKLPFFSFSIAYVKESEPFVGLIYIPLLNELFYAIKNKGAYLNGKRIHVSRKRKGFIIGTGFPFRRREYWDLYYRKFKEVFESSDDLRRPGSASQDLAYVACGRYDGFFEFGLSPWDIFAGVLIVEEAGGKTSDMEGKRNHLKTGNIIAGNIHAYNLLLKIFKGI
- a CDS encoding DUF72 domain-containing protein, which encodes MKIYIGLCASPSRKNYFDFFNTCEIQETFYTVPGEKKALNLRKKIENLKDFHLFLKAPQHITHPASSPTYKRSKKDYGERGNYGFFKNTEEVEKAWLDIKRFAEICNAKGIVFQTPSSFSETEENIKNIKNFFKNKDGLLFFWEARGNWNKNTLKRIFEECKIFQAVDPFHQEVIVETSPIYLRLHGRKMYKYKFNEADFEEIKKIIESIKGEVFVLFNNIYMWEDAQKFRDYILKEGF
- a CDS encoding glycosyltransferase family 9 protein — translated: MKILILRFSSGGDLILLTGIIDKLLKKNIDVFLVIKKKFKNIFDGFENLKILELEKEEEILKQSFDYAFDLQKNLRSFFLMKKIKAKKKLYANKRSLRRRLYLFFRFPLKEKSFIKIFSEPLEKIFNEDFYVRPILKGEKEFKGLPEKYILIAPFSSKGKKNLKDKTLKKILEIKSKENFCVIVGDEKSKKENLPFINDKIIDLRGKTDLNELFYIVKNSSFVITVDSMVSHIASAYKKSGIVFFGPTTFLYGFRPYGDELKIIYNKTFCSPCSLHGEGICLFNKRCYNLRIFNNFIF
- a CDS encoding outer membrane beta-barrel protein; this encodes MKKYITVMIFLLGILSAQEMRIGFGGGFNIPMGDLSDAAGFGFKFGGDFGYKFIPQLGILGLIDYNIFTEKTISVPVYDTVIEVKSSFNNFSLGGMLTVYPPLQNPNLSIYFGGGLGFNMQTAKASSGGVSVSDSETDLGLVLGGGFIIKNNFELSFLYNHIFWDNGSGQYLSFGFKYLLKL
- a CDS encoding sugar phosphate nucleotidyltransferase, translating into MENFFAVIMAGGKGERLWPLSREKKPKPFIEILDKPLINLTYNRLKKIVPEKNIIVIVPSYLANITKKYLPGVKILKEPFPKNTLATCIYSTFYIYKKSKDAVIGIFPADHIIKDEKIFNKIVNFAFKNVKDSIITFGIKPNRPETGYGYIELGNSLYREDNLEIREVLRFHEKPDKEKALNYLKRGNFMWNSGIFIFKAEGFFNILKEANPSIYELLKYLENKKVKKFFEMIPETSIDYGVLEKTNRLNSIPSDFGWEDLGSFLSFENVLPRDNEGNTFKGNPIFLDSKNNIVFSKEKKVIFYKIENLAFIDSGDIILVFPKYESQKIKELLKELKKIMSKKYF